Proteins co-encoded in one Lysobacter solisilvae genomic window:
- a CDS encoding CBS domain-containing protein, whose product MRTVRQLLGAKAPEIFAIDPDSAVIDAIRLMAEKRIGAVLVMQGTQLVGILSERDYARKIVLQGRSSSDTPVRAIMTSDVVSIGLDDNADHCMQLVTDRRIRHLPVLQNGEVVGVVSIGDLVKAVIEDQQVELDQLQRYIAS is encoded by the coding sequence ATGCGTACCGTACGCCAGCTGCTCGGAGCGAAAGCGCCTGAGATCTTCGCGATCGATCCGGACTCCGCCGTCATCGACGCGATCCGCCTGATGGCCGAAAAACGCATCGGCGCCGTCCTGGTCATGCAGGGCACGCAGCTGGTGGGCATCCTCTCCGAGCGGGATTACGCCCGCAAGATCGTCCTGCAGGGCCGCTCGTCCTCCGATACCCCGGTGCGCGCGATCATGACCTCGGACGTCGTCTCCATCGGGCTGGACGACAACGCGGACCACTGCATGCAGCTCGTCACGGATCGGCGCATCCGCCACCTGCCGGTGCTGCAGAACGGCGAGGTGGTGGGCGTGGTCTCCATCGGCGACCTCGTCAAGGCCGTGATCGAAGACCAGCAGGTCGAACTGGACCAGTTGCAGCGGTACATCGCCAGCTAG
- a CDS encoding glycosyltransferase family 2 protein: MTRDRLTIVIAAFNEADALPLLQPRLQAVLDAMPDVDGRILYVDDGSRDATWTALQSIAAADPRVCLLRLSRNFGKESALTAGLDHVDTGAAVILDADGQDPPELIPQFVARWREGYDDVHGTRVQREGEGWLKRGTAHLFYRVIGRLSHTPIPADTGDFRLLSPRALAALRQLRERHRFMKGLFGWVGFRSVAVPYQRDPRAAGHTKFNFWRLWNFALEGITSFSTAPLRLATYTGMATAVAAFLYGAWIVVKALAWGDPVAGWPTMMAVILFLGGVQLIALGLIGEYLGRLYEESKQRPLYLVDTWQPSTGVSSGTTAIEGESHAYRTPAARSESA, encoded by the coding sequence ATGACCCGCGACCGGCTCACCATCGTCATTGCCGCCTTCAATGAAGCCGATGCGCTGCCTCTGCTGCAACCGCGGCTGCAGGCGGTGCTCGATGCCATGCCGGACGTGGACGGGCGCATTCTTTACGTCGACGACGGCAGCCGCGATGCGACATGGACGGCGCTGCAGTCCATCGCCGCGGCCGACCCGCGCGTCTGCCTGCTGAGGCTCTCGCGCAATTTCGGCAAGGAATCTGCGCTGACCGCCGGACTTGACCACGTGGACACCGGCGCCGCGGTCATCCTCGACGCCGACGGGCAGGACCCGCCGGAACTGATCCCCCAGTTCGTCGCGCGCTGGCGCGAAGGCTACGACGACGTGCACGGGACCCGCGTGCAGCGCGAAGGCGAAGGTTGGCTCAAGCGCGGCACAGCCCACCTGTTCTATCGCGTGATTGGGCGGCTTTCCCACACCCCCATCCCCGCCGATACCGGTGACTTCCGGCTGCTGTCGCCGCGTGCGTTGGCCGCGCTGCGCCAGTTGCGCGAACGGCATCGCTTCATGAAGGGCCTGTTCGGATGGGTGGGCTTCCGGTCGGTCGCCGTTCCATACCAGCGCGACCCGCGCGCCGCCGGCCATACCAAGTTCAATTTCTGGCGCCTGTGGAATTTCGCACTGGAAGGGATCACCAGTTTTTCCACGGCCCCGCTGCGTCTGGCCACGTACACGGGCATGGCGACCGCCGTCGCGGCATTCCTCTACGGCGCCTGGATCGTGGTGAAGGCCCTGGCCTGGGGCGACCCCGTCGCGGGCTGGCCCACGATGATGGCGGTCATCCTCTTCCTGGGCGGCGTGCAGCTGATCGCGCTGGGCCTGATCGGTGAATACCTGGGGCGGCTCTACGAGGAGTCCAAGCAGCGTCCGCTCTACCTGGTCGATACCTGGCAGCCGTCGACGGGAGTATCCTCGGGGACAACGGCCATCGAAGGAGAAAGCCATGCGTACCGTACGCCAGCTGCTCGGAGCGAAAGCGCCTGA
- the mtgA gene encoding monofunctional biosynthetic peptidoglycan transglycosylase: MTDDLAPGPAAPARRGLIAFVRRWWWRIPLYFAIFSVVQVLVLRFVQPPLSAFMVARQLEAWGSGDFGFRIAYDWRDMDEISAHVPVAMIAAEDQNFPHHHGFDFKAIEKARQHNERAEERARKRNTTVQRLRGASTISQQTAKNLFLWRGRGPTRWLRKGLEVWYTVLIETLWSKQRIIEVYANTVELGDGVYGAQAAARTYFRKDARRLGPAEAARMAAVLPNPRRYSISRPGPYVQRRSNAIQRQMRHLGGATLLRQLE, from the coding sequence ATGACCGATGATCTGGCACCGGGCCCGGCGGCCCCGGCCCGACGGGGGCTGATTGCGTTCGTCCGGCGCTGGTGGTGGCGCATCCCCCTGTACTTCGCGATCTTCAGCGTCGTCCAGGTGCTGGTACTGCGGTTCGTCCAGCCGCCGCTTTCCGCGTTCATGGTGGCGCGCCAGCTCGAAGCCTGGGGCAGCGGCGACTTCGGATTCCGAATCGCCTACGACTGGCGCGACATGGATGAGATTTCCGCGCATGTCCCGGTGGCGATGATCGCGGCCGAGGACCAGAACTTCCCCCACCACCATGGCTTCGACTTCAAGGCCATCGAAAAGGCGCGCCAGCACAACGAGCGCGCCGAAGAGCGCGCGCGCAAGCGCAACACCACGGTGCAGCGACTGCGCGGCGCCAGCACGATCAGCCAGCAGACGGCGAAGAACCTGTTCCTGTGGCGCGGTCGCGGGCCCACGCGCTGGCTGCGAAAGGGCCTGGAGGTCTGGTACACGGTACTGATCGAGACTCTGTGGTCGAAGCAGCGGATCATCGAGGTCTATGCCAATACGGTGGAGCTGGGTGACGGGGTCTACGGCGCCCAGGCCGCGGCGCGCACGTACTTCCGCAAGGACGCGCGCAGGCTGGGCCCGGCCGAAGCCGCCCGCATGGCCGCCGTCCTGCCCAATCCGCGCCGCTACAGCATCAGTCGTCCCGGCCCCTATGTGCAGCGTCGCAGCAACGCGATCCAGCGGCAGATGCGCCACCTCGGCGGCGCGACCCTGCTCCGGCAACTCGAATGA
- a CDS encoding aspartyl/asparaginyl beta-hydroxylase domain-containing protein, producing MPSASPPAPSALDALLAHARQVSATGDAAGAQLCWQKVLEQVPHHPEAWYQLGWQALSEGRYGQAQDCLRRAVAGAPQLAVLHSTLARAYRLDGQFEQALASLERAVLADPLAWGARYEQGEVLVAMGRRRAAAMAWQMALSITPPGQLHVAEVKTMVDRAQAFVGDVRSELGEHLRAQLGDLYAQADSHERRRFDACLGIVEGTRRFATQQPATLPYPRLPAIPFFDRDEFEWVPQIEAAFPAILAELHDLLERPTGFEPYVQSEPGISARQFSALDHTLDWGAFFLWKHGQRIEENCRRCPATEAALAAVPQVHIAERAPVSFFSALKPRTHIPMHFGATNTRLTVHLPLIVPENCAISVGGEVRGWTPGELLIFDDTFEHEAWNRSDSLRVVLIFDVWNPLLSPLERELVTRTIGGLLDFYRGHADLGEL from the coding sequence ATGCCAAGCGCTTCCCCGCCCGCCCCTTCCGCGCTTGACGCGCTGCTCGCGCACGCGCGCCAGGTGTCCGCCACCGGGGACGCCGCGGGCGCCCAGCTTTGCTGGCAGAAGGTGCTCGAGCAGGTCCCGCACCACCCCGAGGCCTGGTACCAGCTCGGATGGCAGGCGCTGTCGGAAGGACGCTATGGGCAGGCCCAGGATTGCCTGCGCCGCGCCGTGGCCGGCGCACCGCAACTGGCGGTCCTGCATTCCACCCTGGCCCGCGCATATCGCCTGGACGGGCAGTTCGAGCAGGCGCTGGCGTCACTCGAGCGGGCCGTGCTGGCCGACCCGCTGGCGTGGGGCGCCCGCTATGAACAGGGCGAGGTGCTCGTCGCGATGGGGCGCCGCCGCGCCGCCGCCATGGCGTGGCAGATGGCATTGAGCATCACCCCACCCGGCCAGCTCCATGTGGCCGAGGTCAAGACCATGGTGGATCGCGCCCAGGCGTTCGTCGGCGATGTCCGGAGCGAACTGGGGGAGCACCTGCGTGCGCAACTGGGCGATCTGTACGCCCAGGCCGACTCGCACGAGCGCCGGCGTTTCGACGCATGCCTGGGCATTGTCGAAGGCACGCGCCGCTTCGCGACGCAACAGCCGGCCACGCTGCCTTATCCGCGGCTGCCGGCGATCCCGTTCTTCGATCGCGACGAGTTCGAGTGGGTGCCGCAGATCGAGGCCGCCTTTCCGGCCATCCTGGCCGAGCTCCACGACCTGCTCGAACGGCCCACCGGCTTCGAACCGTATGTGCAGAGCGAGCCCGGAATATCGGCGCGCCAGTTCAGCGCCCTGGACCACACGCTGGACTGGGGCGCGTTCTTCCTGTGGAAGCACGGCCAGCGGATCGAGGAGAACTGCCGCCGCTGCCCCGCCACCGAGGCGGCGCTGGCCGCAGTGCCCCAGGTCCACATCGCCGAGCGCGCGCCGGTGTCCTTCTTCTCGGCGCTCAAGCCGCGCACGCACATCCCCATGCATTTCGGTGCGACCAATACGCGCCTCACCGTCCACCTGCCGCTGATCGTGCCGGAGAACTGCGCCATCAGCGTCGGCGGCGAGGTGCGGGGCTGGACGCCCGGGGAACTGCTGATCTTCGACGACACCTTCGAGCACGAAGCCTGGAACCGCAGCGACAGCCTGCGCGTGGTCCTGATCTTCGACGTGTGGAACCCCCTGCTCAGCCCGCTGGAGCGTGAACTGGTGACGCGGACGATCGGGGGGCTCCTTGATTTCTACCGCGGCCATGCCGATCTGGGAGAGCTATGA
- the hslO gene encoding Hsp33 family molecular chaperone HslO has protein sequence MTNDRDSLTRFIIERAGVRGVRVHLQDAWRHILTRTDYPAAAAELLGEATAAAALFTGHAKVAGRLSVQLRGTGALRTLFTECTASGTVRGIAQLADEGEVSRDLRDLGPDAMLAITIENPPTSQHRDPVRYQGLIALESDSLAGAFEDYFRRSEQLPTRLLLTANEHSAAGLMLQKLPGDTGDEDGWARAGALFDTLSTQELLDLPAETLLMRLFHEDDVKILGGHPLAFACSCSRERVEAMLVSLGAQEALAAVADGQAHVRCEFCGQSYLFSGEQVEALFVPAGAELQPAPDRLQ, from the coding sequence ATGACCAACGATCGCGACAGCCTCACCCGTTTCATCATCGAGCGCGCCGGCGTGCGTGGCGTGCGCGTGCACCTGCAGGACGCCTGGCGCCACATCCTTACGCGCACCGACTACCCTGCCGCCGCCGCGGAACTGCTGGGCGAAGCCACGGCCGCCGCCGCCCTGTTCACCGGCCATGCCAAGGTCGCGGGACGGCTGTCGGTGCAACTGCGCGGCACTGGCGCGCTGCGCACGCTCTTCACCGAATGCACGGCCTCGGGCACGGTGCGCGGGATCGCCCAACTGGCCGACGAAGGCGAGGTTTCGCGCGACCTGCGAGACCTCGGCCCGGATGCCATGCTGGCGATCACGATCGAAAATCCGCCCACATCGCAACACCGCGACCCGGTGCGCTATCAGGGCCTGATCGCCCTGGAATCCGATTCGCTGGCGGGCGCGTTCGAGGATTACTTCCGCCGCTCGGAGCAACTGCCCACTCGCCTGTTGCTGACGGCCAACGAGCATTCCGCGGCGGGCCTGATGCTGCAGAAGCTGCCTGGCGATACGGGCGACGAGGATGGCTGGGCGCGGGCCGGGGCGTTGTTCGACACGCTTTCGACCCAGGAGCTGCTGGATCTTCCGGCCGAGACCCTCTTGATGCGCCTGTTCCACGAGGACGACGTCAAGATCCTGGGCGGCCACCCGCTGGCCTTCGCGTGCTCGTGTTCCCGCGAACGGGTGGAGGCGATGCTGGTGTCGCTGGGTGCGCAGGAGGCCCTGGCGGCCGTGGCCGACGGACAGGCCCACGTGCGTTGTGAGTTCTGCGGCCAGTCCTATCTCTTCAGTGGGGAACAGGTGGAGGCGTTGTTCGTTCCGGCAGGGGCCGAGCTCCAGCCGGCCCCGGACCGACTCCAATGA
- a CDS encoding XOO1806 family protein codes for MLALAATPGAHAQSGGKLSDTTLLPVWNANSGKLEAVLQLEPTSMPVAGARWRTGRNTLDAAFGLDAGNTLGLVCDRKTGLATAIGNLANHCMLAALDNDAGDRQVAAGASLIRGTGRVGVTLGTARDTLPAWLSPTAKTTRLDQNSLTLYGQKNIGREATVSIGGTWARARLIPAGDVPSEVTDRWTSQSISIGAGVGNFGANIVGRVVDTPGLPGQWEGLGVGLTWRTPWSGQLTVGAENVVTRGKNPFAPSNLDKDEGTVPYVRYEQDL; via the coding sequence ATGCTCGCGCTCGCCGCGACACCCGGCGCGCATGCGCAGTCCGGGGGCAAGCTGTCGGATACGACCCTGCTCCCGGTCTGGAATGCCAACAGCGGCAAGCTCGAGGCCGTGCTCCAGCTGGAACCCACGTCGATGCCGGTCGCCGGTGCGCGCTGGCGTACTGGACGCAATACCCTCGACGCCGCATTCGGCTTGGACGCGGGCAATACCCTTGGCCTGGTCTGCGACCGCAAGACCGGCCTGGCCACGGCCATCGGCAATCTCGCCAACCACTGCATGCTCGCAGCCCTGGACAACGACGCCGGCGACCGCCAGGTCGCAGCCGGCGCGAGCCTGATCCGCGGCACGGGCCGAGTGGGCGTGACGCTGGGCACGGCCCGGGACACGCTCCCCGCCTGGCTGAGCCCGACCGCGAAGACCACCCGGCTCGACCAGAACAGCCTGACCCTCTACGGCCAGAAGAACATCGGCCGCGAGGCGACCGTCTCCATTGGTGGCACCTGGGCCCGCGCGCGGCTGATTCCGGCCGGGGACGTCCCCAGCGAGGTCACCGACCGCTGGACCAGCCAGAGCATTTCCATCGGCGCCGGAGTGGGGAATTTTGGCGCCAACATCGTCGGCCGCGTGGTCGACACGCCCGGGCTGCCGGGCCAATGGGAAGGGCTGGGCGTCGGATTGACGTGGCGCACGCCCTGGAGCGGGCAGCTGACGGTGGGCGCCGAGAACGTCGTCACCCGCGGCAAGAACCCCTTTGCCCCGAGCAATCTCGACAAGGACGAGGGCACCGTTCCCTACGTCCGGTACGAGCAGGACCTCTGA